The DNA segment GGTTGCTGACAACAAGTGAACGAATCAGTTTCTCCTCCGAGAGGCCCCACTCTCTTGCATATTCAATCACTGGAAGAGAACAAGTCATTCCTTGATTTCCGCTCCCTGAATTAATCACAACCGGAAGGCAGCATCCATTCATCCGAGCATCGGATCCTGCTGCTGCTTTCGCTCTCGCCCTCACTTTAATATCCTTTCCATATGCCTTTAATAATGTCCGGCCAACTTCTGCTCCATAAGGATGTTTTAATCCTTCCATGGCTATGGCCGTATTCATCTTAATTTGCGATGCAATTATATTCCCGATATCACTCATCTTGCATGTGTCAGCAAACTCTAAAATCTGTTTCAAATTCAAAAGTTCTCTGGGATCACAGAAACCCGCTGATTTTTCCTGCTGATCAGAGAAGATTTTTCGACCATCCTTTTCAACCAGCACAATATGATCATGCTGACCCGCTACTATCAGCTTCGTGGAATGGTGCTGACCGAAAAGTTCTATGCGAATATATAAGTTTTCTACCTCCGCCTGAAGATGGCAGGTACAAAAACCCTGCTCCAGAAGTCTTTTCGTCTTTTTTTGATCTTCCCTGGTCACAGACTCAAGAACTTCCAGTCCTTTTTTGGCATCTCCTCCTATCAGCCCCAGAATAACTGCGGCCTCAATCCCATGTAGATTTCCTGAATTTGGAATTGTCACGCTTTTTACATTCTTTATTACATTGCCGCTGCAGAATACATGCATGGATTTTGGCATGCCATCATAAAAAGATTTTGCACTTGCTGCAGCATAAGCCAGAGCGATCGGTTCCGTACACCCAAGTGCCGGAACAAGTTCTTTTCTTAATATCCCAAGATATGCCTGGTAAACTTTATTTTCCATACTTATATCGATTCCTTTCGTTTCGCTGCAGCACATAAATGATCGTCATGACCTTAATGACAAACAAGATCTCGCACTATTTTATCATTTACAGGCTCCAGATTTATTTCATCACAGTCAGCCTTCACTTTACAACTTAATCCTG comes from the Blautia liquoris genome and includes:
- a CDS encoding L-cysteine desulfidase family protein, producing the protein MENKVYQAYLGILRKELVPALGCTEPIALAYAAASAKSFYDGMPKSMHVFCSGNVIKNVKSVTIPNSGNLHGIEAAVILGLIGGDAKKGLEVLESVTREDQKKTKRLLEQGFCTCHLQAEVENLYIRIELFGQHHSTKLIVAGQHDHIVLVEKDGRKIFSDQQEKSAGFCDPRELLNLKQILEFADTCKMSDIGNIIASQIKMNTAIAMEGLKHPYGAEVGRTLLKAYGKDIKVRARAKAAAGSDARMNGCCLPVVINSGSGNQGMTCSLPVIEYAREWGLSEEKLIRSLVVSNLVAIHQKKHIGNLSAFCGAVNAACGAGAGIAYMSGASYEEITHTIENTLGNAGGIVCDGAKSSCAAKIASAVDAAIMGYTLEKENHHFMPGEGLICDDVEETIQNFGIVGSQGMKETDETIMRLMIKDKQSK